Proteins encoded within one genomic window of Rossellomorea vietnamensis:
- a CDS encoding stage V sporulation protein AE, whose amino-acid sequence MDNKRKVILITDGDEYAKRAIECVAKGYGGRCISSSKGNPSVLSGPEIVKLIQRAKNDPVFVMFDDSGFIGEGAGERALKYVANHPEIDVLGIIAVASKTRQAEWTRVDVCIDKFGELTPYGVDKFGVPEMDVGRLTGDTVYCLDELDVPVIVGIGDIGKMAKRDHYSQGAPITKKAVEIILERSGYHASKDERNTDT is encoded by the coding sequence ATGGACAATAAAAGGAAAGTGATCCTGATAACAGATGGGGATGAATACGCCAAGCGCGCGATCGAATGTGTGGCGAAAGGGTATGGGGGAAGGTGTATCTCAAGCTCTAAAGGCAATCCTTCTGTGTTGTCGGGACCGGAAATTGTAAAGCTGATTCAAAGAGCCAAAAACGACCCTGTCTTTGTGATGTTTGATGATAGTGGATTCATTGGGGAAGGCGCAGGTGAAAGGGCACTTAAGTATGTGGCGAATCACCCGGAAATAGACGTGCTCGGAATTATTGCGGTAGCAAGTAAAACCAGGCAGGCTGAATGGACCAGGGTGGATGTCTGCATTGATAAATTCGGAGAGTTGACTCCATACGGGGTCGATAAATTCGGTGTACCTGAAATGGATGTGGGCAGATTGACGGGGGATACTGTTTACTGCCTTGATGAACTGGATGTGCCGGTGATTGTCGGAATTGGTGACATAGGGAAGATGGCCAAGAGGGATCATTACTCCCAAGGCGCCCCCATTACGAAAAAAGCAGTGGAGATCATCTTAGAAAGGAGTGGTTATCATGCCTCAAAAGACGAAAGAAACACCGATACCTAA
- a CDS encoding nucleoside recognition domain-containing protein produces the protein MVNLIWVGMTIIGLVFAIINGKMAEVNEAIFTSANEAVTLCIGLISVLVFWLGIMRIAQEAGLLDKLAKLFRPFVKRLFPEVPDNHPAMGYILSNMMANMFGLGNAATPLGIKAMEQLKSLNGGKDVASRSMITFLAINTSSITIIPTTVIAIRMKYDSASPTEIVGPTLIATMLSTIGAILIDRYFHYRRTRREVK, from the coding sequence ATGGTTAACTTGATATGGGTAGGGATGACCATCATCGGGTTGGTATTCGCCATCATTAACGGGAAAATGGCCGAGGTGAATGAAGCCATTTTCACTTCAGCTAATGAAGCCGTTACCTTATGCATAGGATTGATCAGTGTATTAGTGTTTTGGCTCGGGATTATGAGGATCGCCCAGGAAGCGGGATTACTTGATAAATTGGCTAAGTTGTTCAGACCATTTGTGAAGAGACTATTCCCGGAAGTGCCCGATAATCATCCGGCAATGGGGTATATCCTTTCCAATATGATGGCCAATATGTTCGGCTTGGGAAATGCTGCAACCCCACTAGGGATCAAAGCTATGGAGCAGTTGAAAAGCTTAAACGGTGGAAAGGATGTGGCCAGCAGGTCGATGATCACATTCTTGGCGATCAATACCTCCAGCATTACGATCATTCCGACAACGGTGATCGCCATCCGTATGAAATATGACTCTGCGTCGCCAACTGAAATCGTAGGACCCACTCTGATCGCCACGATGCTGTCCACCATTGGTGCGATTCTGATCGACCGTTATTTTCATTACAGGCGAACCCGTCGAGAGGTGAAGTAA
- a CDS encoding GNAT family N-acetyltransferase, which produces MLIRYKKAFEKIAMGLLSFMPNEKDLKKLQQTMKQYETEENWQLFLWKEEDIVGLIGVYKTEGTLEIQHISVNPSHRHEGIGKSMVKHLRDMHSELEVKPNSDTASFFEKCDEMGVDNEEQEQ; this is translated from the coding sequence ATGTTAATTCGGTATAAAAAGGCGTTTGAAAAGATTGCCATGGGATTATTATCTTTCATGCCAAATGAAAAGGATTTGAAGAAGCTTCAACAAACGATGAAGCAATACGAAACTGAAGAAAATTGGCAGCTCTTTTTATGGAAAGAAGAGGACATAGTAGGTTTGATCGGAGTTTATAAAACAGAAGGTACATTAGAGATTCAACATATATCAGTCAATCCATCACATCGTCACGAAGGAATCGGGAAATCCATGGTGAAACATCTGAGGGATATGCACTCGGAGCTTGAAGTGAAGCCCAATTCAGACACCGCATCATTTTTTGAGAAATGCGATGAGATGGGTGTAGACAACGAGGAACAAGAACAATAA
- a CDS encoding spore maturation protein, whose product MQWISTISLWLIPIMIGFILIYGTIKKVPTYETFVDGGKEGIKIAVSIIPFLIGMLVAITIFRESGALEFFVGLIRPALLALGIPPEIVPLAIIRPISGTAALGMMSDIIATNGPDSFIGRLASTLQGSTDTTLYVLTVYFGAVGIRKMGDALKVGLLADLVGIAAAIFIVTIMF is encoded by the coding sequence ATGCAATGGATATCCACCATTTCCTTATGGCTGATACCGATCATGATTGGATTTATATTAATCTATGGGACCATCAAAAAGGTCCCGACGTATGAAACATTTGTTGACGGTGGAAAGGAAGGGATCAAAATAGCGGTATCGATCATTCCCTTTCTGATTGGGATGCTGGTGGCCATCACCATTTTTCGGGAATCGGGTGCCCTTGAATTCTTTGTTGGTCTGATCCGCCCCGCATTACTTGCACTCGGGATCCCTCCTGAAATCGTCCCTCTGGCCATCATCAGGCCGATTTCAGGAACTGCTGCCCTCGGCATGATGAGTGATATCATCGCCACCAACGGACCCGATTCGTTCATCGGAAGACTCGCTTCCACCCTGCAGGGAAGCACGGATACAACGCTGTATGTACTGACCGTATACTTCGGTGCAGTCGGCATCCGGAAAATGGGGGATGCCCTGAAAGTGGGTCTCCTCGCCGACCTGGTCGGAATAGCCGCTGCCATCTTCATCGTCACCATTATGTTTTAA
- a CDS encoding segregation/condensation protein A: MEYNVKIDAFEGPLDLLLHLINSLEIDIYDIPMAQITEQYMLYVHTMKDLQLDVASEYLVMAATLLAIKSKMLLPKHDEGMMGDEIEFEEEDPRDELVERLIEYRKFKEAANELKHREEERGQVYTKPPSDLSEFSEEVDLKNTEVQVSLYDMLGAFHKLLRRKKLQRPVQTRITRQEISIEKRMTDILENLQNLKRRTSFTSLFPSDSKEHLVVTFLAVLELMKRKQIIVNQENNFTEIFVEAGEEAGMVEQY; this comes from the coding sequence GTGGAATACAATGTAAAGATTGACGCTTTTGAAGGTCCCCTGGATCTTCTTTTGCATCTGATTAACTCCTTAGAAATTGATATATATGATATTCCTATGGCTCAGATCACGGAGCAATATATGTTATATGTACATACGATGAAGGATTTGCAACTGGATGTCGCAAGTGAATATCTGGTGATGGCAGCAACGTTACTCGCCATTAAAAGTAAAATGCTCCTTCCTAAGCATGATGAGGGCATGATGGGCGATGAAATCGAATTTGAAGAGGAAGATCCCCGGGACGAACTGGTGGAGCGGTTGATTGAGTACCGTAAGTTTAAAGAAGCGGCGAATGAGCTGAAGCATCGTGAGGAAGAGCGGGGGCAGGTGTATACCAAGCCTCCAAGTGACCTTTCTGAATTCAGTGAAGAGGTTGATTTAAAGAATACAGAGGTTCAGGTATCTTTATATGATATGCTTGGCGCTTTTCATAAATTATTGAGAAGGAAAAAACTCCAGCGCCCCGTTCAAACGAGAATTACGAGACAGGAAATATCCATTGAGAAAAGAATGACCGATATTCTGGAAAATTTACAGAATCTAAAAAGACGCACATCCTTTACAAGTCTTTTTCCCTCTGACAGCAAAGAGCATCTCGTGGTGACGTTCCTTGCTGTGCTTGAATTAATGAAGCGGAAACAAATCATCGTCAACCAGGAGAATAACTTTACGGAAATATTTGTAGAAGCAGGAGAGGAGGCTGGAATGGTTGAGCAATATTAA
- the scpB gene encoding SMC-Scp complex subunit ScpB, whose product MSNINWKGILESLLFAAGDEGLSLKQVCSVLEIEEQKAKDVLEDLKNDYENDSNRGIYIIEIAGTFQLVTKKRNADYLKKLVESPHVSFLSQAALETLAIIAYKQPITRMEIEQIRGVKTERPIQTLTSKGLVKEVGRAEGTGRAFLFGTTKEFLDYFGLKSIEELPPLPENIEDEFAQDEADLFFEKFQETMGTNE is encoded by the coding sequence TTGAGCAATATTAATTGGAAAGGGATCCTTGAAAGCTTATTGTTTGCAGCGGGGGACGAAGGTCTATCACTGAAACAGGTCTGTTCGGTACTGGAAATCGAAGAACAAAAAGCAAAGGATGTCCTTGAAGACTTGAAGAATGATTATGAGAATGATTCTAATAGAGGCATATACATCATTGAAATAGCAGGAACCTTTCAATTAGTGACAAAAAAAAGGAATGCCGACTACTTAAAGAAACTGGTAGAATCCCCACATGTCAGTTTCCTGTCCCAGGCAGCCCTTGAAACCCTTGCGATTATCGCGTATAAACAGCCGATCACGCGTATGGAAATCGAACAGATCAGGGGAGTCAAGACCGAGCGTCCCATTCAGACCCTTACATCAAAAGGGCTCGTCAAGGAAGTGGGCAGGGCGGAAGGGACCGGACGTGCCTTTTTATTTGGTACAACGAAAGAATTTCTGGACTACTTCGGCCTGAAGAGCATCGAGGAGCTTCCGCCTCTTCCTGAAAATATTGAAGACGAATTCGCCCAGGACGAAGCGGACCTGTTCTTTGAAAAATTTCAGGAGACGATGGGAACGAACGAATAG
- a CDS encoding DUF309 domain-containing protein: MVYPEAYIEYLMYFHGNRDYFECHEVLEEYWKEVDPGNRTSHWVGLIQVAVGFYHYRRGNLTGAVRTFNKAVKNIEGNHKPLTGLGIDSRKLHAMMEETIHQIGENQPYHSIILPLTDASLSDQVQLRCRKNGYIWCSESDLTNSGLIHRHSLRDRTDVITERINALRKKRGGPPE, encoded by the coding sequence ATGGTTTATCCGGAAGCCTACATCGAATACTTAATGTATTTTCACGGTAATCGAGATTATTTTGAATGCCATGAAGTATTAGAAGAATATTGGAAAGAAGTCGATCCGGGAAACAGGACTTCCCACTGGGTGGGTCTCATTCAGGTCGCAGTGGGCTTTTATCATTATAGACGAGGCAATCTGACAGGTGCCGTCAGGACATTCAATAAAGCTGTGAAGAATATTGAGGGGAATCACAAACCATTGACCGGGTTGGGGATTGATTCCAGAAAGCTTCACGCAATGATGGAAGAAACCATTCACCAAATCGGTGAAAATCAACCTTATCACAGTATCATCCTGCCTTTAACGGATGCTTCCCTTTCAGATCAGGTTCAACTGCGGTGCAGGAAAAATGGCTACATCTGGTGTTCAGAGAGTGACCTGACGAATTCAGGGCTCATTCACCGCCATTCCCTCAGGGACCGCACCGATGTGATTACCGAGCGGATAAATGCCTTACGAAAAAAAAGAGGCGGACCACCAGAATAG
- the sigF gene encoding RNA polymerase sporulation sigma factor SigF has translation MDVEVKNEKEQTFLKDHEVKDLIKKSQEGDQSARDLIVQKNMRLVWSVVQRFLNRGYEPDDLFQIGSIGLLKSVDKFDLSYDVKFSTYAVPMIIGEIQRFIRDDGTVKVSRSLKEMGNKIRKAKDELSKKFGRVPTVSELADHLEYSVEEVIMAQEASRAPSSIHETVYENDGDPITLLDQIADNTDNKWFDKIALKEAIRELDDRERLIVYLRYYKDQTQSEVADRLGISQVQVSRLEKKILQTMKEHMHSEP, from the coding sequence ATGGATGTCGAAGTGAAAAATGAAAAGGAACAGACCTTTTTGAAAGATCACGAGGTGAAAGACCTGATCAAGAAAAGTCAGGAAGGGGACCAGAGCGCCCGGGATTTGATCGTCCAGAAGAATATGCGCCTTGTATGGTCCGTCGTCCAACGCTTTCTCAATCGGGGTTATGAGCCGGATGATCTCTTTCAAATAGGCAGTATCGGGTTGCTGAAATCAGTGGATAAGTTTGATTTAAGCTACGATGTCAAGTTTTCGACGTATGCGGTTCCGATGATTATCGGAGAGATCCAGCGTTTCATTCGGGATGATGGGACAGTGAAGGTGAGTCGTTCCCTGAAGGAAATGGGGAATAAAATCAGGAAAGCGAAGGATGAGCTTTCCAAGAAGTTCGGCAGGGTCCCGACAGTCAGCGAGCTTGCCGACCATCTTGAATATTCCGTTGAAGAGGTGATCATGGCCCAGGAAGCGAGTCGTGCCCCTTCTTCGATCCATGAAACGGTTTATGAAAATGATGGTGATCCCATCACGCTCTTGGATCAGATTGCCGATAATACGGATAATAAGTGGTTTGATAAGATTGCCCTGAAAGAAGCGATCCGGGAATTGGATGATCGTGAGCGGCTGATCGTGTATTTAAGGTATTACAAAGATCAGACCCAATCGGAAGTAGCGGATCGGCTGGGGATTTCCCAGGTACAGGTATCAAGACTTGAGAAGAAAATCTTACAAACGATGAAAGAACATATGCATTCAGAACCTTAG
- a CDS encoding stage V sporulation protein AA, which translates to MEGILYIRLRHRVQVREESMVKLSQLAQIIASEAIVEDIKEIPIHQVTPSDKNIVVVDVMKVISEVCKVYPDLDIQTIGPTQSIIEVIYEKKKVSLPLFIGVWLLLFIGAALAIMNFHEDVSMREVHQRLYHFVTGGVDPHPLLFQVPYSFGLGLGMILFFNHVFRKRLNEEPSPLEVEMFNYQQDLDQYVIMHENKESQKKLDDH; encoded by the coding sequence ATGGAAGGTATTTTGTATATACGCTTACGCCATCGAGTGCAGGTAAGGGAAGAGAGCATGGTCAAGCTTTCTCAGCTGGCGCAAATCATAGCATCTGAAGCGATTGTGGAAGATATTAAGGAAATCCCGATTCATCAGGTGACCCCTTCAGATAAGAATATTGTCGTTGTCGATGTCATGAAGGTCATCAGTGAGGTGTGCAAAGTATACCCGGACCTGGATATTCAAACGATCGGGCCTACTCAAAGCATCATAGAAGTGATCTATGAGAAAAAGAAAGTCTCTCTCCCTTTATTCATTGGCGTTTGGTTACTATTATTCATCGGTGCGGCCCTGGCGATAATGAATTTTCATGAAGATGTAAGTATGAGAGAAGTTCATCAAAGGCTGTATCATTTTGTGACGGGAGGGGTGGATCCCCACCCATTATTATTCCAGGTTCCCTACTCGTTTGGTTTAGGTCTTGGAATGATTTTGTTTTTCAATCATGTGTTTCGAAAAAGACTCAATGAAGAGCCGAGCCCTCTTGAAGTTGAAATGTTTAACTACCAGCAGGATTTAGACCAATACGTGATTATGCACGAAAATAAAGAAAGTCAGAAGAAACTGGATGACCATTAA
- a CDS encoding D-alanyl-D-alanine carboxypeptidase family protein codes for MGVNRKRARFYIYYFLIIAFLFVSVSGKVLAAPSVSSQKAILMDQETGRVLYEKDAHTQSRIASITKIMTAILAVESGKMDQEVTVSQNAAGTEGSSLYLKAGEKIKLEDLVYGLMLRSGNDGAVAIAEFVGGSLDGFVYMMNEKAKEIGMENTHFSNPHGLDDHEDHYSTAYDMAVLTRYSMENDRYKEIAGTKVHTAPNPDEKWDRKWKNKNRLLTELYKYSTGGKTGYTKLAKRTLVSTASKDGENLIAVTLNGPDDWNDHIGMFEYGFKHYDYKIVLEKGNIEKMDDKIYKNHAYLKRESVLTLKDDEVDKVKVEYKMLKPKQEWVKGQHVPEVVGKAVVYLGDKEVDTLPVFYKASGEKKEEKSWWKFWAYSFESIIGVRDHG; via the coding sequence ATGGGTGTGAATCGAAAGAGAGCGAGATTTTACATATACTATTTTCTAATCATTGCTTTTCTGTTTGTCTCTGTTTCCGGTAAGGTTCTGGCTGCCCCTTCAGTCAGTTCACAAAAAGCTATCTTAATGGATCAGGAAACAGGGCGCGTTCTATATGAAAAGGATGCCCATACTCAAAGTCGCATTGCCAGCATCACGAAGATCATGACTGCGATCCTTGCCGTCGAATCCGGAAAGATGGACCAGGAAGTAACCGTATCTCAGAACGCAGCCGGTACGGAAGGCTCCTCCCTTTATTTGAAGGCAGGAGAGAAGATAAAGCTTGAGGATCTCGTGTACGGATTGATGCTCAGGTCAGGCAATGATGGGGCAGTCGCCATTGCGGAATTTGTAGGGGGAAGCCTCGACGGTTTTGTCTATATGATGAATGAAAAGGCAAAGGAAATAGGGATGGAAAATACTCATTTCTCTAATCCACACGGTCTGGATGACCATGAAGATCACTATTCGACAGCATATGATATGGCCGTTCTCACGAGATATTCCATGGAAAACGATAGGTATAAGGAAATTGCAGGCACCAAGGTCCACACCGCCCCGAATCCGGATGAAAAGTGGGACCGCAAGTGGAAAAACAAAAATAGACTGCTGACGGAATTATATAAATATAGTACAGGAGGGAAAACGGGTTATACAAAACTGGCAAAAAGAACGCTCGTATCCACCGCATCCAAAGATGGGGAGAATCTGATTGCCGTGACCCTGAACGGTCCTGATGACTGGAATGATCATATTGGGATGTTTGAATACGGATTTAAACACTATGATTACAAAATCGTCCTGGAAAAAGGTAATATTGAAAAAATGGATGATAAAATCTATAAAAACCATGCGTACCTTAAGCGGGAATCTGTATTAACCCTGAAGGATGATGAAGTAGATAAGGTCAAGGTGGAGTATAAGATGTTGAAGCCAAAACAGGAATGGGTAAAGGGCCAGCATGTGCCTGAGGTAGTCGGGAAGGCAGTGGTTTATTTAGGGGACAAGGAAGTGGATACCCTTCCCGTCTTTTATAAAGCATCAGGCGAAAAGAAAGAAGAAAAAAGCTGGTGGAAGTTTTGGGCTTATTCCTTTGAATCCATCATAGGGGTACGGGACCATGGTTAA
- a CDS encoding spore germination protein: protein MPQKTKETPIPKDLKVIEDYMKEHVGLNTSFDIGVRKLMVLKKGVHFYYINGLTDASYIIEIVEELVEINDHERATSRLYDIVHNRLVHQSVEPVKTIEEAVDEVLSGLIAVFVEGYEEALIVDVRSYPGRQPSEPDTEKVVRGSRDGYVENIIVNTALTRRRIRDPRLRFEIFRIGERSKTDISIAYIDDVANPSLIEVIKKELKSIKIDGLTMADKTIEEFLVKQGYNPYPLVRYTERADVAATHLLEGHVLIFVDTSPSVIITPTTFFHHLQHAEEYRQSPAVGTFVRWTRFMGVLASLFLLPLWYLFVLDPSLLPEVIKYVGPQEQTNIPVIVQLFIADLGVEMFRIAAIHTPTPLSTAMGLIAAVLIGQIAIDVGLFQPEVILYVAVASIGTFATPSYELSVANKMARLILLVMVAFFHIPGLMIGSTLFILYVANIKSLNTPYLWPLLPFSPKAFMQILVRKSVPGSKIRPSIVQPRNKYKQPAKS from the coding sequence ATGCCTCAAAAGACGAAAGAAACACCGATACCTAAAGACTTAAAGGTCATTGAAGATTATATGAAAGAGCACGTAGGGTTGAACACAAGCTTTGACATCGGTGTCCGCAAATTGATGGTCTTGAAAAAAGGTGTTCATTTTTATTATATAAATGGGCTTACCGATGCCTCTTATATCATTGAAATTGTAGAAGAACTTGTGGAGATCAATGATCATGAACGGGCTACAAGCAGATTATACGATATTGTACATAATCGACTTGTGCATCAATCCGTCGAACCGGTAAAAACGATTGAAGAAGCAGTCGATGAAGTGCTTTCCGGTTTGATTGCCGTATTTGTTGAAGGATATGAAGAAGCGCTGATCGTAGATGTCCGGAGTTATCCTGGAAGACAGCCGTCAGAACCCGATACGGAGAAGGTCGTCCGCGGTTCCCGTGACGGTTATGTCGAGAATATCATCGTCAATACAGCCTTAACAAGAAGGAGAATAAGAGATCCCAGGCTGAGATTTGAAATATTCCGGATCGGAGAGCGTTCCAAGACGGATATTTCAATCGCATATATCGATGATGTGGCCAACCCGAGCTTGATTGAAGTGATCAAGAAAGAATTGAAAAGTATAAAAATCGATGGGTTGACGATGGCGGATAAAACGATAGAAGAGTTTCTGGTGAAGCAAGGATATAATCCATATCCGCTGGTCAGATATACAGAAAGGGCTGATGTAGCTGCGACCCACCTGCTAGAAGGGCATGTGCTGATCTTTGTCGATACATCGCCGAGTGTCATCATCACCCCTACCACGTTCTTTCATCATCTGCAACATGCGGAGGAGTATAGACAATCACCGGCTGTAGGGACGTTTGTGAGATGGACAAGATTCATGGGTGTGCTTGCTTCCCTTTTCCTTCTTCCGTTATGGTATCTATTCGTACTGGATCCATCACTGCTGCCTGAAGTCATTAAATATGTCGGACCTCAGGAACAAACCAATATTCCGGTGATCGTTCAATTGTTCATCGCTGACCTTGGGGTGGAGATGTTCAGGATCGCCGCCATTCATACCCCGACCCCGCTCTCCACGGCCATGGGTTTGATCGCCGCCGTCTTGATCGGACAGATTGCCATCGATGTAGGGCTATTCCAGCCAGAGGTCATCTTGTATGTAGCTGTCGCTTCAATCGGGACCTTTGCGACTCCGAGTTATGAATTAAGTGTAGCGAATAAGATGGCAAGGCTTATTCTCCTGGTGATGGTTGCGTTCTTCCATATTCCAGGTTTGATGATTGGAAGTACCCTGTTCATTCTGTACGTAGCGAATATCAAATCCCTCAATACACCGTACCTATGGCCGCTGCTGCCTTTCAGTCCGAAGGCGTTTATGCAGATTCTCGTCAGGAAGTCGGTACCGGGGTCTAAAATTCGACCAAGTATCGTCCAGCCGAGAAACAAATACAAACAGCCTGCGAAATCTTAG
- a CDS encoding stage V sporulation protein AB, translated as MTINVLITVFIGFAGGLAVGSGFVAFLTVLGIIPRLTQLTKTMKMIHYYEMAVITGALAGGFISLNDYTLHFSPLVLIPLGLMSGVFIGLLAAALTEVLNVFPILAKRIGIDGQIVILIMAIVFGKIFGSLFHWLYLVHQ; from the coding sequence ATGACCATTAATGTATTGATCACCGTATTTATCGGATTTGCCGGGGGGCTGGCTGTAGGCTCGGGATTCGTTGCATTTTTAACCGTATTGGGAATCATCCCGCGGTTAACTCAATTGACCAAAACAATGAAAATGATTCATTACTATGAGATGGCCGTCATTACCGGAGCGCTTGCAGGAGGATTCATCAGCCTGAATGACTACACTCTCCATTTCTCTCCATTGGTCCTTATCCCCCTCGGTCTCATGAGTGGAGTGTTCATCGGACTGTTGGCTGCTGCCTTGACGGAAGTATTGAATGTGTTTCCCATCCTGGCCAAACGAATCGGGATTGATGGACAGATTGTGATACTGATCATGGCGATCGTATTTGGGAAGATTTTCGGTTCTCTATTTCATTGGCTTTACTTGGTTCATCAATAA
- the lysA gene encoding diaminopimelate decarboxylase, whose protein sequence is MHLHGSAEIKNGSLMIGGVSTGDLAAQYGTPLYVYDTKLVRERARGFKETFESLGVKAEVAYASKAFSCIGIFQLMDEEGLSLDVVSGGELFTAVKAGFPPGRIHFNGNNKSREELTMAIEHKIGCIVVDNFHELELVGELSRSLEEATRVLLRVTPGIEAHTHDYILTGQEDSKFGFDLENGQAEKAMKSAMDSETIELLGLHCHIGSQIFETTGFILAARKIIEKVALWRSHYSFEPKVINLGGGFGIRYTKEDDPIPPRQYVKEMIAAVKEEVEKYNLEMPEIWIEPGRSLVGDAGTSLYTLGSQKDVPGVRKYVAVDGGMSDNIRPALYKAKYEAILANKADRMCEDTVSVAGKCCESGDMLIWDLPLPLAEDGDILAVFCTGAYGYSMANNYNRIPRPAVVFVEDGEARLAVRRETYEDLITHDIRF, encoded by the coding sequence ATGCATCTTCATGGATCAGCAGAAATAAAAAACGGGAGCTTAATGATAGGCGGGGTCAGTACCGGAGACCTGGCGGCTCAATATGGTACGCCCCTTTATGTATATGACACGAAACTTGTCAGGGAGCGTGCAAGAGGGTTTAAAGAAACATTTGAATCCCTCGGGGTAAAGGCGGAAGTGGCCTATGCCAGCAAAGCATTCTCCTGTATCGGCATCTTTCAGTTAATGGATGAAGAAGGGTTGTCCCTGGATGTCGTTTCTGGAGGAGAGCTATTTACGGCCGTGAAGGCAGGGTTTCCTCCGGGACGGATCCATTTTAATGGGAATAATAAGTCAAGGGAAGAACTGACGATGGCCATTGAACATAAAATCGGCTGTATCGTCGTCGATAACTTTCATGAACTGGAGCTTGTGGGTGAATTGTCACGATCTCTTGAAGAAGCCACAAGGGTTCTGTTAAGAGTAACACCAGGGATCGAAGCTCATACCCATGATTATATTCTTACGGGACAGGAAGATTCGAAATTCGGATTTGATTTAGAGAACGGTCAGGCCGAAAAAGCGATGAAATCAGCGATGGATTCCGAGACAATTGAATTGTTGGGCCTCCATTGCCATATTGGTTCACAGATTTTTGAAACGACGGGATTCATTCTCGCCGCCAGGAAAATCATTGAAAAGGTTGCCCTGTGGCGTTCACATTACAGCTTTGAGCCAAAGGTCATTAATCTGGGTGGTGGATTTGGGATTCGATACACGAAAGAGGATGATCCCATTCCTCCTCGTCAATATGTGAAAGAAATGATTGCTGCAGTGAAAGAGGAAGTGGAGAAATACAATTTAGAGATGCCTGAAATCTGGATCGAACCGGGTCGGTCACTTGTAGGAGACGCAGGTACAAGTCTTTATACGTTAGGGTCTCAGAAAGATGTCCCGGGCGTCCGGAAATATGTAGCGGTCGATGGGGGAATGAGCGATAATATCAGACCTGCCCTGTACAAGGCAAAATATGAAGCGATATTAGCGAATAAAGCAGACCGGATGTGTGAAGATACGGTTTCCGTAGCAGGGAAATGCTGTGAGTCAGGAGACATGCTGATATGGGACCTGCCACTTCCTCTCGCGGAAGACGGGGATATTCTCGCTGTGTTCTGTACAGGTGCATACGGATATTCGATGGCGAATAACTATAATCGGATTCCACGGCCCGCCGTCGTATTTGTCGAGGACGGAGAAGCCAGGTTAGCCGTCCGAAGGGAGACATATGAGGATTTGATCACCCATGATATAAGGTTTTAA